The Bos indicus x Bos taurus breed Angus x Brahman F1 hybrid chromosome 13, Bos_hybrid_MaternalHap_v2.0, whole genome shotgun sequence genome includes a region encoding these proteins:
- the LOC113902737 gene encoding uncharacterized protein LOC113902737: MKNGGTTTRAGGPPDADRGISGGERPKPSQAKGAGVVLAHDLRFLQRQCHFFSACGVPIAPQMWAALSGTAVRASPSPVALQVEPQVYWSSRPYPVRGASFAVLRPWKAWRVSSLMRKPTARRSLTMNCLKPKASCQPGVLRSSGAPEALQPLLRHPESRVWGLWEELGVGISGHLPEQELALVCQSTGLQGLVKEEPEDLFNKLDQDGDGRVSLEELQLGLFNHGLPRPLELAPLVKPSRSWSRYQVPEESVGQTTTSSLVSVCSGPRLFCSVDDGSGFAFLEQIISFGAQEGVHNGREVLQEGLPRGPCHVPAPPVCLQLVVTSTSHRESSHATRVVTRPPAEP, translated from the exons ATGAAGAATGGGGGGACCACAACAAGGGCAGGTGGGCCTCCGGACGCGGACCGAGGGATCTCAGGAGGGGAGAGGCCGAAGCCCAGTCAGGCCAAGGGCGCAGGTGTGGTGCTGGCTCACGACCTCCG GTTCCTGCAGAGGCAGTGTCATTTCTTCTCTGCCTGCGGAGTCCCCATTGCTCCACAGATGTGGGCAG CTCTAAGTGGTACGGCCGTCAGAGCCAGCCCGAGCCCTGTGGCGCTGCAGGTGGAGCCCCAGGTTTACTGGAGCAGCCGGCCATACCCAGTGCGAGGAGCCAGCTTCGCGGTTCTGCGTCCCTGGAAAGCGTGGAG agTCTCGAGTCTGATGAGGAAGCCGACAGCGCGAAGGAGCCTCACAATGAATTGTTTGAAGCCCAAG GCCAGCTGCCAACCTGGGGTTCTGAGGTCTTCGGGAGCCCCGGAAGCCCTGCAGCCACTCCTTCGACACCCCGAGAGCCGGGTCTGGGGCCTCTGGGAAGAGCTGGGTGTGGGCATCAGTGGCCACCTCCCCGAGCAGGAGCTGGCCCTGGTCTGCCAGAGCACTGGGCTCCAGGGCCTGGTGAAGGAG GAACCTGAAGACCTGTTCAACAAGCTGGACCAAGATGGGGATGGCAGAGTGAGTCTGGAGGAGCTCCAGCTTGGCCTGTTCAATCATGGGTTGCCTCGACCACTGGAACTGGCCCCGCTTGTCAAACCCAGCAGGTCCTGGTCTCGTTACCAG GTCCCGGAGGAGAGTGTTGGCCAGACCACCACCTCGTCCCTCGTGTCCGTGTGCTCAGGCCCCCGCCTCTTCTGCAGTGTGGATGACGGCAGCGGCTTCGCCTTCCTGGAGCAGATCATCTCCTTTGGGGCCCAGGAGGGCGTTCACAATGGCAGGGAGGTCTTGCAG GAAGGGCTTCCCCGTGGGCCCTGCCATGTGCCTGCCCCACCCGTGTGTCTGCAGCTTGTAGTCACAAGCACCAGTCACCGAGAGAGCAGCCACGCCACCCGCGTTGTCACTAGGCCGCCGGCAG